The Streptomyces sp. NBC_01353 genome contains a region encoding:
- the araB gene encoding ribulokinase yields MTTQALSDPAARHHPEACTIGVDFGTLSGRAVVVRVRDGAELGSSVHEYRHAVIEDRLPFTGAPLPPDWALQHPEDWRDVLRTAVPAALADAGVDPARVIGVATDFTACTVLPTTPDGTPLALTPEWADRPHAWPKLWKHHAAQGQADRINALAHAHGEKWIARYGGKISSEWQYAKALQILEEDPAVYAACARWIEAADWIVWQLTGTESRNTCTAGYKGIHQDGAYPSPGFLARLHPEFADFPATRLEHPLSPLGSRAGGLSGRAAHWTGLPEGIAVAVGNVDAHVAAPAAGAVENGRMLAIMGTSTCHVLNGATLAEVPGICGVVDGGIVEGAYGYEAGQSAVGDIFAWWLRQGVPDHYRTEAAASGEDLHQLLTRKATDQPVGAHGLVALDWMNGNRSTLVDHHLSGVIAGLTLDTRPEDVYRALLESTAYGTRMIVEAFEEGGVPVEEFIVTGGLKKNALLMQIHADVLRRPVSLGTSEQGPALGSAIHAAVAAGAYPDVRSAASVMGSVQRHTYVPDPVRADAYDALFSEYRALHEHFGTGSDLLLHRLRRIRNTARVATTG; encoded by the coding sequence GTGACCACACAAGCCCTTTCCGACCCCGCAGCCCGTCACCATCCCGAGGCCTGCACCATCGGAGTCGACTTCGGCACCCTCTCCGGGCGCGCCGTCGTGGTCAGGGTCCGGGACGGCGCCGAACTCGGTTCGTCGGTCCACGAGTACCGCCACGCAGTCATCGAGGACCGCCTTCCCTTCACTGGCGCCCCCCTGCCCCCCGACTGGGCCCTGCAGCACCCCGAGGACTGGCGCGACGTCCTGCGTACCGCCGTTCCGGCGGCGCTCGCCGACGCAGGAGTCGACCCGGCCCGCGTCATCGGCGTCGCCACCGACTTCACCGCCTGCACGGTCCTGCCGACCACCCCGGACGGCACTCCCCTCGCCCTGACACCGGAGTGGGCCGACCGCCCGCACGCCTGGCCCAAACTGTGGAAGCACCACGCGGCCCAGGGCCAGGCCGACCGCATCAACGCCCTCGCTCACGCCCACGGCGAGAAGTGGATCGCACGGTACGGCGGCAAGATCTCCTCCGAGTGGCAGTACGCCAAGGCCCTGCAGATCCTGGAGGAGGACCCCGCCGTCTACGCCGCCTGCGCCCGCTGGATCGAGGCGGCCGACTGGATCGTCTGGCAGCTGACCGGCACCGAGTCCCGCAACACCTGCACCGCCGGCTACAAGGGCATCCACCAGGACGGCGCCTACCCCTCGCCCGGCTTCCTCGCCCGACTCCACCCGGAATTCGCCGACTTCCCCGCCACGCGCCTGGAGCACCCGCTGTCACCCCTGGGCTCCCGTGCCGGCGGACTGAGCGGCCGGGCCGCGCACTGGACCGGCCTCCCCGAGGGCATCGCCGTCGCCGTCGGCAACGTCGACGCCCACGTGGCCGCGCCCGCGGCGGGCGCCGTCGAGAACGGCCGGATGCTCGCCATCATGGGCACCTCCACCTGCCACGTCCTCAACGGCGCCACCCTCGCCGAGGTCCCCGGCATCTGCGGAGTCGTCGACGGCGGCATCGTCGAGGGCGCCTACGGCTACGAGGCCGGCCAGAGCGCGGTCGGCGACATCTTCGCCTGGTGGCTTCGCCAGGGCGTCCCGGACCACTACCGCACCGAGGCCGCGGCATCGGGTGAGGACCTGCACCAACTCCTGACCCGCAAGGCAACCGACCAGCCGGTCGGCGCGCACGGACTGGTCGCCCTGGACTGGATGAACGGCAATCGCTCCACCCTGGTCGACCATCACCTGTCCGGAGTCATCGCCGGACTCACCCTCGACACCCGGCCCGAAGACGTCTATCGGGCCCTGCTCGAATCCACCGCCTACGGCACCCGGATGATCGTCGAGGCGTTCGAGGAGGGCGGGGTTCCCGTCGAGGAGTTCATCGTGACCGGGGGCCTGAAGAAGAACGCCCTGCTCATGCAGATCCACGCCGATGTGCTCCGCCGCCCCGTCTCCCTCGGCACCTCCGAACAGGGGCCGGCACTCGGCTCAGCCATCCACGCCGCCGTCGCCGCGGGCGCCTACCCCGACGTCCGCTCCGCCGCCTCCGTCATGGGAAGCGTCCAGCGACACACATATGTGCCCGACCCCGTACGGGCGGACGCCTACGACGCGCTGTTCAGCGAGTACCGCGCCCTGCACGAGCACTTCGGCACCGGCTCGGACCTCCTCCTGCACCGCCTGCGACGGATCCGCAACACCGCACGCGTCGCCACCACCGGCTGA
- the araA gene encoding L-arabinose isomerase produces MTLAQPDREIWFLTGSQALYGDDTLAQVADQSRAICETLADQPQMTVRLVWKPVLTDAAAIRAVCLEANADDRCIGLIAWMHTFSPAKMWIAGLDALSKPLLHLHTQANRQLPWSTIDMDFMNLNQAAHGDREFGFVQTRLGVPRKTVAGHVSTPDVVDRIAGWARAAVGRSELTTLKLARFGDNMRDVAVTEGDKVEAQLRFGVSVNTYGVNDLVAAVDAADQDTVTALVKEYEDLYALAPELRPGGERHDSLRYAARIEAGLRAFLTEGGFRAFTTNFEDLGGLRQLPGLAVQRLMADGYGFGGEGDWKTSTLLRTLKAMAHGLPGGTSFMEDYTYDLTPGQELILGAHMLEVCPSLTTATPTCEIHALGIGRREDPVRLVFDADPGPAVVVGIADMGDRFRLVANHIDVVAPPEPLPQLPVARAVWRPRPDLRTSTEAWLTAGAPHHTVLTTALGGEELEDLAEMLRTELVVIDQETTVRRFTRELRWNQAYHRLAQSL; encoded by the coding sequence ATGACGCTCGCCCAGCCCGACCGCGAGATCTGGTTTCTCACCGGCAGCCAGGCCCTCTACGGCGACGACACACTGGCCCAGGTCGCCGACCAGTCCCGCGCCATCTGCGAGACCCTGGCCGACCAGCCCCAGATGACCGTCCGCCTGGTGTGGAAGCCGGTCCTCACCGACGCGGCCGCCATCCGCGCGGTCTGCCTGGAGGCCAACGCCGACGACCGCTGCATCGGCCTGATCGCCTGGATGCACACCTTCTCCCCGGCCAAGATGTGGATCGCCGGCCTCGACGCGCTGAGCAAGCCCCTGCTCCACCTGCACACCCAGGCCAACCGCCAACTCCCCTGGTCCACCATCGACATGGACTTCATGAACCTGAACCAGGCCGCCCACGGCGACCGCGAGTTCGGCTTCGTCCAGACCCGCCTCGGTGTCCCCCGAAAGACCGTGGCCGGCCACGTCTCCACCCCTGACGTCGTCGACCGCATCGCCGGATGGGCCCGCGCCGCCGTCGGCCGATCCGAACTGACCACCCTCAAACTCGCCCGTTTCGGCGACAACATGCGCGACGTCGCCGTCACCGAGGGCGACAAGGTCGAGGCACAGCTGCGGTTCGGGGTCTCGGTCAACACCTACGGCGTCAACGACCTCGTCGCCGCGGTCGACGCCGCCGACCAGGACACCGTCACCGCGCTCGTCAAGGAGTACGAGGACCTCTACGCCCTCGCACCCGAGCTGCGGCCTGGCGGCGAGCGCCATGACTCACTGCGCTACGCCGCCCGGATCGAAGCCGGCCTACGCGCCTTCCTCACCGAAGGCGGCTTCCGCGCCTTCACCACCAACTTCGAGGATCTCGGCGGCCTGCGCCAGCTGCCCGGCCTCGCCGTGCAGCGCCTGATGGCGGACGGTTACGGCTTCGGCGGTGAAGGGGACTGGAAGACCTCCACCCTGCTGCGCACGCTCAAGGCGATGGCGCACGGCCTGCCCGGCGGCACCTCCTTCATGGAGGACTACACCTATGACCTCACACCCGGCCAAGAGCTCATCCTCGGCGCCCACATGCTCGAGGTCTGCCCCTCCCTCACAACGGCCACGCCCACCTGCGAGATCCACGCGCTCGGCATCGGCCGCCGCGAGGACCCGGTCCGCCTCGTCTTCGACGCGGACCCCGGTCCGGCCGTGGTCGTCGGCATCGCCGACATGGGCGACCGGTTCCGCCTCGTCGCCAATCACATCGACGTCGTCGCCCCGCCCGAGCCGCTGCCGCAGCTCCCCGTCGCCCGGGCCGTCTGGCGCCCCCGCCCGGATCTGCGCACCTCCACCGAGGCTTGGCTGACGGCCGGAGCACCGCACCACACCGTCCTGACCACCGCTCTCGGCGGCGAGGAGCTCGAAGACCTCGCCGAGATGCTGCGGACCGAGCTCGTCGTCATCGACCAGGAGACCACCGTCCGGCGCTTCACGCGGGAACTGCGCTGGAACCAGGCCTACCACCGTCTGGCCCAGAGCCTGTGA
- the araD gene encoding L-ribulose-5-phosphate 4-epimerase AraD, whose protein sequence is MSTTVSKELRREVLEANLRIPRAGLATLTWGNVSGVDRQAGVFVIKPSGVAYDVLSEEDLVVVSLSDGRVVDGHLRPSTDTETHRSLYLAFPSIGGVTHTHSTHAVAFAQARRPIPVLGTTHADTFNGPVPVTEVLTPQQCAEDYEYNTGEVIVDLLDRDDTRAGEIPGALVAHHGPFTWGADATKSLEHAIICEAVAEMALHTLALGAVEPPQHLLDRHFTRKHGPDAYYGNPPTG, encoded by the coding sequence GTGAGCACGACGGTTTCCAAGGAGCTGCGCCGAGAAGTACTGGAGGCCAACCTCCGCATCCCCCGAGCCGGGCTCGCCACGCTGACCTGGGGAAACGTGAGCGGGGTGGACAGACAGGCCGGGGTCTTCGTCATCAAGCCCTCGGGAGTGGCCTACGACGTCCTGAGCGAGGAGGACCTCGTCGTCGTCTCCCTCTCCGACGGGCGAGTCGTGGACGGCCACCTGCGCCCGTCCACCGACACGGAAACACACCGCAGCCTCTACCTGGCCTTTCCCTCCATCGGAGGCGTGACCCATACCCACTCCACGCACGCCGTCGCCTTCGCCCAGGCCCGACGTCCCATCCCGGTGCTCGGCACGACCCACGCCGACACATTCAACGGCCCCGTCCCCGTCACCGAAGTCCTCACCCCGCAGCAGTGCGCCGAGGACTACGAATACAACACGGGCGAGGTCATAGTGGATCTGCTGGACCGTGACGACACCAGGGCCGGCGAGATACCCGGCGCTCTGGTCGCCCACCACGGCCCCTTCACCTGGGGCGCCGACGCCACCAAGTCCCTGGAACACGCCATCATCTGCGAAGCTGTGGCCGAAATGGCCCTCCACACCCTCGCCCTGGGCGCCGTCGAACCCCCGCAACACCTACTGGACCGCCACTTCACACGCAAGCACGGACCGGATGCCTACTACGGCAACCCCCCGACCGGGTGA
- a CDS encoding beta-galactosidase trimerization domain-containing protein, protein MSGELPVQAAPGSPLAVPAGATATRWVEGLTVIDATVLASYDHPHFGRWPAVTTRRHGAGRVTCVGTVPGRDLARELAAWLAPVASSGWCDLPASVTATTGTAPDGRRVHVVHNWSGQPTDVPAPRGLVDALNGFTVPAGERVSLGAWDVRVFVAK, encoded by the coding sequence GTGTCCGGGGAACTCCCGGTGCAGGCGGCGCCCGGCAGCCCGCTGGCGGTTCCGGCCGGCGCGACCGCGACCCGCTGGGTGGAGGGCCTCACCGTCATCGACGCCACGGTGCTCGCCTCGTACGACCACCCACACTTCGGCCGCTGGCCCGCCGTCACCACCCGCCGTCACGGTGCGGGTCGTGTGACCTGCGTCGGCACCGTGCCCGGGCGCGACCTCGCGCGGGAACTGGCCGCGTGGCTGGCCCCGGTCGCCTCCAGCGGCTGGTGCGACCTGCCCGCATCGGTCACGGCGACGACCGGGACGGCGCCGGACGGACGGCGTGTCCACGTCGTCCACAACTGGAGCGGGCAGCCGACCGACGTTCCGGCGCCCAGGGGCCTGGTCGACGCACTGAACGGCTTCACCGTCCCGGCAGGGGAGCGGGTCTCCCTCGGCGCCTGGGACGTGCGGGTCTTCGTCGCGAAATGA
- a CDS encoding glycoside hydrolase family 9 protein: protein MSRTALSLRRPPHLPVALLTGVLLLGGLISAPAATGAPTAAHATTAVRVNQVGYLPDGPKRATIVTTATQALTWQLRNASGTVVGSGSTVPRGADTPSGQSVQVADFSSYRSTGSGYSLAVDGSSSAPFDIRADLYDTLRADSMAFFHHQRSGITIDASLVGSAYARPAGHLGVAPNKGDVSVPCQATVCDYTQDVRGGWYDAGDHGKYVVNGGISTWLVVNSFERAKRAGKDAALGDSTLRVPERGNGTPDVLDEARWELDFLMRMQVPEGKPYAGMAFHKIHDAAWTGMPMRPEQDAQPRELHRPSTAATLNLAAAAAQCARVFRPYDAAYADRCLSAARRAWTAAQANPAVYAPDSDSTGGGAYGDTQVTDEFYWAAAELYAATGESAYRDAVTSSSWHASATAFTPYGFGWADTAALGRLTLATVPNGLPAADVARVRASVTAAADGYLSRMAAQGYAVPVPADGYFWGSNGEVANDAVVMAVAGELTGDGRYRAGALETMDYLLGRNVLGLSYVTGYGDAASQNQHHRFWAHQLDPSLPHPPAGSLAGGPNSALQDPVAQEKLTGCAPAACYIDHIDSYSTNEVAVNWNAPLAWLAAYAAERTSTGEPPTAACAVTYTVSNVWSTGFTATVTVRNTGRTAVDGWELTWTYPGGQRVTSAWNATVTQNGTAVSARNADWNRAIAPGATASFGVQGTYSGTNPSPTAFAVNGSACA from the coding sequence ATGTCCCGCACAGCCCTGTCGTTACGCCGCCCCCCACACCTACCCGTCGCGCTGCTCACGGGCGTTCTCCTCCTCGGCGGTCTCATCTCCGCACCGGCCGCCACGGGCGCCCCCACCGCCGCCCACGCGACCACCGCCGTACGCGTCAACCAGGTCGGCTATCTTCCGGACGGCCCCAAGCGCGCCACCATCGTCACCACGGCGACACAGGCGCTCACCTGGCAGTTGCGGAACGCGTCCGGGACCGTGGTCGGGTCCGGATCGACCGTCCCGCGCGGCGCGGACACGCCGTCCGGGCAGTCGGTCCAGGTGGCCGACTTCTCCTCGTACCGGAGCACGGGCTCGGGATACTCCCTGGCGGTGGACGGCAGCAGCAGCGCGCCGTTCGACATCCGCGCGGACCTCTACGACACGCTGCGCGCCGACTCGATGGCGTTCTTCCACCACCAGCGCAGCGGCATCACGATCGACGCCTCCCTGGTGGGCTCCGCGTACGCGCGCCCGGCCGGACACCTCGGCGTCGCGCCCAACAAGGGCGACGTCTCCGTCCCCTGCCAGGCCACCGTGTGCGACTACACCCAGGACGTCAGGGGCGGCTGGTACGACGCGGGCGACCACGGCAAGTACGTGGTGAACGGCGGCATTTCGACCTGGCTGGTCGTCAACTCCTTCGAGCGGGCCAAGCGAGCGGGTAAGGACGCGGCGCTCGGCGACTCGACCCTGCGCGTCCCCGAGCGCGGCAACGGAACGCCGGACGTCCTGGACGAGGCGCGGTGGGAGCTCGACTTCCTGATGCGCATGCAGGTGCCCGAGGGCAAGCCGTACGCGGGCATGGCGTTCCACAAGATCCATGACGCGGCCTGGACCGGCATGCCGATGCGCCCCGAACAGGACGCCCAGCCCCGTGAACTGCACCGTCCGTCCACGGCTGCGACCCTCAACCTCGCGGCGGCCGCCGCACAGTGCGCCCGGGTCTTCCGTCCGTATGACGCCGCGTACGCCGACCGCTGCCTGTCGGCCGCCCGCCGGGCCTGGACGGCGGCGCAGGCCAACCCGGCCGTGTACGCGCCGGATTCGGACAGCACGGGCGGCGGGGCCTACGGGGACACGCAGGTCACCGACGAGTTCTACTGGGCGGCCGCCGAGCTGTACGCGGCGACCGGCGAGAGCGCCTACCGGGACGCGGTCACCTCCTCGTCCTGGCATGCCTCCGCCACCGCCTTCACCCCCTATGGCTTCGGCTGGGCGGACACCGCCGCGCTCGGCCGGCTCACCCTGGCCACCGTCCCCAACGGGCTGCCCGCCGCCGACGTGGCCCGGGTCCGTGCCTCGGTGACCGCGGCCGCGGACGGCTACCTGTCCAGAATGGCAGCCCAGGGCTACGCGGTGCCCGTTCCGGCGGACGGGTACTTCTGGGGCTCGAACGGTGAGGTCGCCAACGACGCGGTCGTCATGGCCGTCGCCGGGGAACTGACGGGTGACGGGCGCTACCGCGCCGGCGCGCTGGAGACCATGGACTACCTGCTCGGCCGCAACGTCCTCGGTCTGTCGTACGTGACGGGCTACGGCGACGCGGCCTCGCAGAACCAGCACCACCGCTTCTGGGCCCACCAGTTGGACCCCTCGTTGCCCCACCCGCCGGCGGGATCGCTCGCGGGCGGCCCCAACAGCGCGCTCCAGGACCCGGTGGCGCAGGAGAAGCTGACCGGCTGCGCACCGGCCGCCTGCTACATCGACCACATCGACTCGTACTCGACCAACGAAGTGGCCGTCAACTGGAACGCCCCGTTGGCCTGGCTCGCCGCCTACGCCGCCGAGCGGACCTCCACCGGCGAACCGCCCACCGCCGCCTGCGCGGTGACGTACACGGTGAGCAACGTCTGGAGCACCGGCTTCACCGCGACCGTCACTGTCCGGAACACCGGCCGGACGGCCGTGGACGGATGGGAGCTGACCTGGACCTACCCGGGCGGGCAGCGCGTCACGAGCGCCTGGAACGCAACCGTCACCCAGAACGGCACTGCCGTCAGCGCCCGCAACGCCGACTGGAACCGAGCGATCGCCCCTGGTGCGACCGCGAGCTTCGGAGTCCAGGGAACGTACAGCGGGACCAACCCCTCCCCCACGGCCTTCGCAGTCAACGGAAGCGCCTGCGCCTGA
- a CDS encoding helix-turn-helix transcriptional regulator, whose translation MDDPATIGHRVQRLRTQRGLTQRQLAEPSYTPAYVSTLESGKVRPSETALRFLAERLGTTYEELATGRPAHLATELRLALTDAHQQLATGTADEAAVRYRRLLADAEHLGLVPEQAEALLGLGDCALETGELVDAGHHFQAAERLLAEEPLPRRARAIRGRAVAHLLAGELRYACYLLESTIDELGASGLADPEALVILYAAVIGPYIDMGAHARAAHAAELALALAPQVDDPALVAGMHRQVARTFLAEGRTADADASLAKAQAIYQQLSLCTDLAHCHWMRGYVQAQNGELAVAEQELRAARDMLNAKRAALFTAQVEVELADVLRRLGRHGEASDLLSAFLELGDRHGAVHAGGAHRLLGLIAEERGDSETAEEHYVMALGLLERSGASGDLADLCRLLGDLLRRGGRTEAALDAYRTGLGHRSPPGTTTLGPAPTAVAFPRH comes from the coding sequence ATGGACGATCCGGCCACGATCGGCCACCGAGTACAGCGGCTGCGCACTCAACGCGGGCTGACGCAGCGACAGTTGGCCGAGCCTTCGTACACCCCCGCGTACGTCTCGACGCTGGAGTCAGGCAAGGTCAGGCCCTCGGAGACCGCACTGCGCTTCCTTGCGGAGCGGCTCGGTACGACGTACGAGGAGCTGGCCACCGGCCGCCCCGCGCACCTCGCCACCGAGCTGCGGCTCGCTCTCACCGACGCCCACCAGCAGCTGGCCACCGGGACGGCGGACGAGGCCGCCGTGCGCTACCGCCGGCTCCTCGCCGACGCGGAGCACCTCGGACTCGTTCCCGAGCAGGCCGAGGCGCTGCTCGGGCTCGGCGACTGTGCCCTGGAGACCGGTGAACTGGTCGACGCGGGCCACCACTTCCAGGCCGCCGAGCGGCTCCTCGCCGAGGAGCCGCTGCCCCGCCGCGCACGCGCGATCCGGGGCCGTGCCGTCGCACACCTCTTGGCGGGGGAGCTGCGCTACGCCTGCTACCTCCTCGAATCCACCATCGACGAGCTCGGTGCGAGCGGCCTGGCCGACCCCGAGGCGCTGGTCATCCTGTACGCCGCCGTGATCGGCCCGTACATCGACATGGGTGCACACGCCCGTGCCGCGCACGCCGCCGAGCTCGCCCTGGCGCTGGCTCCGCAGGTCGACGATCCGGCGCTGGTGGCGGGCATGCACCGGCAGGTGGCTCGCACCTTCCTCGCCGAGGGGCGCACGGCCGACGCCGACGCCTCACTGGCCAAGGCGCAGGCGATCTACCAGCAGCTGAGCCTGTGCACCGATCTCGCGCACTGTCACTGGATGCGCGGCTACGTCCAGGCTCAGAACGGCGAACTGGCGGTAGCCGAACAGGAGTTGCGCGCCGCCCGGGACATGCTGAACGCCAAACGCGCGGCGCTGTTCACCGCGCAGGTGGAGGTGGAGTTGGCCGATGTCCTCCGGCGGCTCGGACGGCACGGCGAGGCGTCGGATCTGCTCTCTGCATTTCTTGAGCTGGGTGACCGGCACGGCGCGGTGCACGCGGGGGGTGCGCACAGGCTGCTCGGGCTGATCGCCGAGGAGCGGGGGGACAGCGAGACCGCCGAGGAGCACTACGTCATGGCACTGGGGCTGCTGGAGCGCAGCGGCGCGAGCGGCGACCTCGCCGATCTGTGCCGTCTGCTGGGCGACCTTCTGCGCCGCGGCGGCCGCACCGAGGCCGCGCTGGACGCGTACCGCACGGGGCTGGGCCATCGGTCGCCCCCTGGCACGACGACGCTGGGGCCGGCGCCGACGGCAGTGGCGTTCCCGCGGCACTGA
- a CDS encoding M64 family metallopeptidase — MRSARRGAMAAGVAVALAAVLAAAPGSAVADPTAPPTAGVEVEIPGPEHGTLAGSGYTHVPPEGRNQPASRLTATEAVADGEVAKMVDNGPTADRLDIIVVGDGYTVAELPRFHADAQQKWAELTAVEPYTTYRNLFNVWTVDAVSNQSGVSGDPSPDTLRDTALGSYFWCDGIERLLCVDQDKVDGYVAKAPEADLVLVLANSTKYGGAGYNEPSKTLGYEGISTASAGNEKSGQVAIHETGHSLGKLADEYFYPDYPDYERYVGPEPADSNITTFSTDELAGRGAKWHRWLGEQSPDGGTVGAYEGGGYYVTGLRRPTENSLMRSLGKPFNLPGVEAMIAGFYREARITSPVTATDRTLRTDDTAKALVPRLTGADRRQLTIRWYLDGREMKSLAGRTDVRVSDLTLRLLDLPTHTLSFTAEDRTPSVRDRAIARTMRSTVSWTVRL; from the coding sequence ATGCGTTCAGCACGACGCGGAGCCATGGCGGCCGGAGTGGCCGTCGCCCTCGCGGCCGTACTCGCCGCCGCACCCGGCAGCGCCGTCGCGGACCCGACGGCACCCCCCACGGCCGGAGTCGAGGTCGAGATACCCGGGCCGGAACACGGGACGCTCGCCGGATCCGGCTACACGCATGTGCCGCCGGAGGGCCGGAACCAGCCGGCCTCCCGTCTGACGGCGACCGAGGCGGTCGCCGACGGCGAGGTGGCCAAGATGGTCGACAACGGCCCCACCGCCGACCGGCTCGACATCATCGTCGTCGGAGACGGCTACACCGTCGCCGAACTGCCCCGCTTCCACGCCGACGCCCAGCAGAAATGGGCCGAGCTGACGGCCGTCGAGCCGTACACCACCTACCGCAACCTCTTCAACGTCTGGACAGTCGACGCCGTCTCGAACCAGTCCGGCGTCTCCGGCGACCCCTCTCCCGACACCCTCCGGGACACGGCCCTCGGCTCGTACTTCTGGTGCGACGGCATCGAGCGGCTGCTCTGCGTCGACCAGGACAAGGTCGACGGATACGTGGCGAAGGCGCCCGAGGCCGACCTGGTGCTCGTCCTCGCCAACAGCACCAAGTACGGCGGCGCGGGCTACAACGAGCCCAGCAAGACCCTCGGCTACGAGGGCATATCAACGGCCTCGGCGGGCAACGAGAAGTCCGGCCAGGTCGCGATCCACGAGACCGGCCACTCCCTGGGCAAGCTCGCCGACGAGTACTTCTACCCCGACTACCCCGACTACGAGCGGTACGTGGGCCCCGAGCCCGCCGACTCCAACATCACCACCTTCAGCACCGACGAGCTGGCCGGCCGGGGTGCCAAGTGGCACCGCTGGCTCGGTGAGCAGTCTCCCGACGGCGGCACCGTCGGCGCGTACGAGGGCGGCGGCTACTACGTCACCGGGCTGCGGCGTCCCACCGAGAACTCCCTGATGCGCTCCCTCGGCAAGCCCTTCAATCTGCCCGGAGTGGAGGCGATGATCGCCGGCTTCTACCGCGAGGCGCGCATCACCTCCCCCGTCACGGCCACCGATCGCACCCTCCGCACGGACGACACCGCCAAAGCCCTCGTACCCCGGCTGACGGGGGCGGACAGGCGTCAACTCACGATCCGCTGGTATCTGGATGGGCGGGAGATGAAGTCTCTCGCGGGCCGCACCGACGTACGAGTGTCCGACCTGACCCTGCGGCTGCTCGACCTTCCGACGCACACACTGTCCTTCACCGCCGAGGACCGCACGCCCTCGGTGCGGGACCGCGCCATTGCCCGGACGATGAGGTCCACGGTCAGCTGGACGGTCCGGCTCTGA
- a CDS encoding alkyl sulfatase C-terminal domain-containing protein yields the protein MAYGEWRPTPMSRAADRSSRPKGSEDDLRALLLGEASAADLVQEGRLRVDGDLGELSGLMGLLGALDPDFVIVTP from the coding sequence GTGGCGTACGGGGAGTGGCGACCCACGCCGATGTCGAGGGCGGCGGACCGATCATCGCGCCCGAAGGGTTCCGAGGACGACCTGCGCGCTCTGCTCCTCGGCGAGGCCTCCGCCGCTGATCTGGTCCAGGAGGGGAGGCTGCGGGTCGACGGCGATCTCGGGGAGCTGTCCGGGCTGATGGGCCTCCTCGGTGCACTCGATCCCGACTTCGTCATCGTCACTCCCTAG